Below is a genomic region from Vibrio mimicus.
CGCTGTTTCCAGCCTATCGCGCATCTTCTGTTCAACCCGCTGAGGCGTTACGTTATGAATAACCTTTTACGTTGTCATCAGGTTTGCAAAACCTATCAAGAAGGCGATTTGCAAACTCAGGTTCTTAAAGGGGTAAGCTTTGAGCTAAAGCGAGGGGAGTTGGTCTCGATCATTGGATCTTCGGGGTCAGGAAAGAGCACTCTGCTGCATATTCTTGGTGCACTGGATGAGGCCAGCGAAGGGGCTGTGGAGTTTCTTGGTCAACCATTGCATGAATTGAGTTCAAATAAACAAGCTAAAATTCGTAATCAACACTTGGGGTTTGTGTATCAGTTTCATCATCTGCTTGCGGATTTTTCGGCTTTGGAAAATGTGGCGATGCCGCTGTTGATTGGTGGCATGAATGTGGCGAAGGCGAAAGCACAAGCCCAAAGGCTGCTTGAGCGAGTTGGTCTAGGGCACCGTTTGGTGCATCGTCCATCGGAGCTTTCTGGTGGTGAGCGGCAGCGTGTGGCGATTGCGCGAGCGTTGGTGAATAAACCTGATTTGGTTTTGGCAGATGAGCCGACAGGCAACCTCGACCATAACACAGCACTGTCGATTTATGATTTGATGCGCGAGTTAAATCGAGAGTCGGGAACGGCTTTTTTAGTGGTCACCCATGATGGTGAATTAGCGGCCAA
It encodes:
- the lolD gene encoding lipoprotein-releasing ABC transporter ATP-binding protein LolD; translation: MNNLLRCHQVCKTYQEGDLQTQVLKGVSFELKRGELVSIIGSSGSGKSTLLHILGALDEASEGAVEFLGQPLHELSSNKQAKIRNQHLGFVYQFHHLLADFSALENVAMPLLIGGMNVAKAKAQAQRLLERVGLGHRLVHRPSELSGGERQRVAIARALVNKPDLVLADEPTGNLDHNTALSIYDLMRELNRESGTAFLVVTHDGELAAKMDRHMHMKDGLLTDVTGA